A single genomic interval of Methylocystis sp. IM3 harbors:
- a CDS encoding baseplate multidomain protein megatron, whose product MATLVLQTIGSAVGGAIGGPAGAAAGRLAGALGGSLLEQGPQTHAAPRYSVGPRLKAMDGVASTEGAGIPRVYGRARIGGQMIWATRFLEQANVSIQAGAPSSGGKGTGGGGGGAYSAPQVSVTYAYFASFAVGLCEGPIAFVRRIWADGAELDLTATPVRIHRGAEDQEPDPLISAKEGAENAPAYRGLAYVVFDNLPLASFGNRIPQFTFEVVKPVSGLGEMIRAIDLIPGATEGGYLPTLKLNFWSPGATNAENRHQLTAQSDWQASIDALQALCPNLESVALVVAWFGDDLRAQYCDIAPRVDARFKTIGQFNYLLGASWPPDWSVAARTRAAARLVSQIDGRSAFGGTPSDASVLAAVADLKARGLSVTFYPFLMMDIPAGNGLPDPYGEACDQPAFPWRGRITCDPAPGRAGSPDGTSVAATQINSLAGRYRSFILHYANLLRSAGLDAFLIGSELIGLTRVRTGAGAYPFVTALAALAVETKAILGSGTKVGYAADWTEYGAHVPREGELRFPLDPLWASPAVDFIGVDVYWPLSDWRDGEAHLDAAEATSVHDLDYLMSGVCSGEGYDWHYADARARQTQMRTPITDGLGKPWVYRPKDLVSFWSNPHYERVAGAELPQPTAWVPQSKPIWIVETGCPAVDRGSNAPNVFPDPRSSESGLPYFSRDGRDDLMQARFIEAMLAYFDPSRPGGAAANPRSAVYGGPMVDPSRIHVWCWDARPFPAFPMQSAAWSDGPNWETGHWLNGRLEGVPLDRLLMALAQGVEAPGLTVARPKVGGFLDGYVLDRPMSPREAIDPLAALYGFDAVIGAGRFDFVDRRRKPVRDIGADDLVAGKSMSLVTLTRAQESELPGEIALTYSDSESDYQMARILSRRLEGRSERRSDAQAAVITHRAEAQKLADIWLQDLWIGRETAEFTLRPGLIGLQPGDVLRLDAGLFQIQRIADGAARRVSARAIDASVYDAPAPRTKRTPTPAPDIFGPPRVVVLDLAMARGGEALSHVAAFADPWPGALAIVKTVGGSAETIGMIEKRATIGDTLDSLPPGPVGRFDRGSSVTVRFGAGQLASVDDLTALAGKTAMAIQGADGEWEIFAFARAELVGDRTYRLSRLLRGLGGANHLARRAAPAGSTVVLLDDALAPLARKADEMGAPIVYAIGPAHRNFADPLYVRATATASRKTLMPYAPTRVRARRTEAGVLIGFLRRGRIESDSWETLDIPLGEMSEAYEAEIVLPAGKRVLLTQTTSILYPAAQELADFGAPQSALTLSLYQMSASVGRGFPFTGTVTIQ is encoded by the coding sequence ATGGCGACGCTGGTTCTCCAGACCATCGGCTCCGCCGTCGGCGGCGCAATCGGCGGCCCGGCTGGCGCCGCGGCAGGCCGTCTCGCGGGCGCCCTCGGCGGCTCCCTTCTGGAACAGGGGCCGCAGACCCATGCGGCGCCGCGCTACAGCGTCGGGCCGCGCCTGAAGGCCATGGACGGCGTCGCCTCGACAGAAGGGGCCGGCATTCCGCGCGTCTACGGCCGGGCGCGGATCGGCGGTCAGATGATCTGGGCCACGCGCTTTCTCGAGCAGGCCAATGTCTCCATCCAGGCCGGCGCGCCGAGCAGCGGCGGCAAAGGGACCGGAGGCGGGGGCGGAGGCGCATACAGTGCGCCGCAGGTGAGCGTCACTTACGCCTATTTTGCGAGTTTCGCGGTGGGTCTCTGCGAAGGCCCAATCGCCTTTGTGCGCCGCATCTGGGCAGATGGCGCCGAACTCGATCTGACGGCGACGCCGGTCCGCATCCATCGGGGAGCGGAAGACCAGGAGCCCGATCCGCTGATCTCCGCGAAGGAGGGCGCGGAAAATGCTCCAGCCTATCGGGGGCTCGCTTACGTGGTCTTCGATAATCTTCCCCTCGCCTCGTTCGGCAACCGGATCCCGCAATTCACTTTCGAGGTCGTAAAGCCCGTCTCCGGTCTCGGCGAGATGATCCGCGCCATCGACCTCATCCCCGGCGCGACGGAGGGAGGCTATCTCCCCACGCTGAAGCTCAATTTCTGGTCGCCCGGTGCGACGAACGCCGAAAACCGGCACCAGTTGACGGCCCAAAGCGACTGGCAGGCGTCGATCGACGCCCTTCAGGCGCTCTGCCCCAATCTCGAAAGCGTGGCGCTCGTCGTCGCCTGGTTCGGCGATGATCTGCGGGCGCAATACTGCGACATCGCACCGCGTGTCGACGCGCGCTTCAAGACGATCGGCCAGTTCAACTATCTGCTTGGCGCGTCCTGGCCGCCCGATTGGAGCGTAGCCGCTCGTACGCGGGCGGCGGCGCGGCTGGTGTCACAGATTGACGGGCGCTCCGCTTTCGGCGGCACCCCCAGCGACGCCTCCGTGCTCGCCGCCGTCGCGGATCTCAAAGCGCGCGGTCTCTCCGTTACCTTCTATCCGTTTCTGATGATGGATATTCCGGCGGGGAACGGCTTGCCGGACCCTTATGGCGAGGCCTGCGATCAACCGGCCTTCCCCTGGCGGGGCCGCATCACCTGCGACCCCGCGCCTGGCCGCGCCGGCTCGCCGGATGGAACCAGCGTCGCGGCGACGCAGATCAATTCTCTGGCGGGGCGTTACCGCAGCTTCATCCTCCACTACGCCAATCTTCTGAGGTCGGCGGGCCTCGACGCCTTTCTCATCGGCTCCGAACTGATCGGCCTCACGCGCGTGCGCACGGGGGCGGGAGCCTATCCGTTCGTCACGGCTCTGGCGGCCCTGGCCGTGGAAACGAAAGCCATTCTCGGCTCGGGAACGAAAGTGGGCTACGCCGCGGACTGGACGGAATATGGCGCGCATGTTCCTCGGGAAGGAGAACTGCGGTTTCCGCTCGATCCTTTGTGGGCGTCGCCCGCCGTCGACTTCATCGGCGTCGACGTTTACTGGCCGCTCTCCGACTGGCGCGACGGAGAGGCGCATCTCGACGCGGCCGAGGCGACGAGCGTTCACGATCTCGACTATCTCATGTCGGGCGTCTGCTCAGGCGAAGGGTATGATTGGCACTACGCCGACGCCCGTGCGCGGCAGACCCAGATGCGCACGCCGATTACGGACGGACTCGGAAAGCCATGGGTCTATCGGCCAAAGGACCTCGTCTCGTTCTGGTCGAACCCGCATTACGAGCGGGTCGCCGGCGCCGAACTCCCGCAGCCGACGGCATGGGTCCCGCAATCCAAACCTATCTGGATCGTCGAGACCGGCTGCCCCGCCGTGGATCGCGGCTCGAATGCGCCGAATGTCTTTCCCGATCCGCGTTCGAGCGAAAGCGGCCTGCCGTATTTTTCGCGCGACGGCAGGGACGACCTGATGCAAGCGCGCTTCATCGAGGCGATGCTCGCCTATTTCGATCCGTCGCGACCGGGCGGCGCCGCGGCGAATCCCCGGTCGGCGGTCTATGGCGGCCCGATGGTCGATCCGTCGCGCATTCATGTCTGGTGCTGGGACGCACGGCCTTTTCCCGCCTTTCCGATGCAAAGCGCCGCCTGGAGCGACGGCCCCAACTGGGAAACGGGCCATTGGCTGAATGGAAGGCTCGAAGGCGTCCCGCTCGATCGTCTTCTCATGGCGCTGGCGCAAGGCGTAGAGGCGCCCGGCCTCACCGTCGCGCGCCCGAAAGTCGGCGGCTTTCTGGACGGCTATGTGCTGGACAGGCCGATGTCGCCGCGCGAGGCCATCGACCCGCTCGCCGCGCTTTACGGATTCGACGCCGTTATCGGCGCCGGCCGGTTCGATTTCGTCGATCGCCGCCGCAAGCCCGTGCGCGACATTGGCGCCGACGATCTCGTCGCCGGCAAGAGCATGTCGCTCGTCACGCTCACGCGGGCGCAGGAAAGCGAACTGCCGGGCGAAATCGCGCTCACCTACTCCGACTCCGAGAGCGATTACCAGATGGCGCGGATTCTTTCGCGCCGTCTGGAGGGCCGCTCCGAGCGCCGGAGCGACGCACAGGCGGCGGTGATCACGCATCGGGCGGAGGCGCAGAAGCTTGCAGATATCTGGCTGCAGGATCTCTGGATCGGACGTGAAACAGCGGAATTCACGCTGCGGCCCGGCCTGATCGGCCTGCAACCGGGCGATGTTCTGCGCCTGGATGCGGGGCTGTTCCAGATCCAACGCATCGCCGACGGCGCCGCCCGGCGCGTCAGCGCCCGCGCGATCGACGCCTCCGTCTATGACGCGCCGGCGCCCAGGACCAAGCGCACTCCCACGCCGGCGCCGGATATCTTCGGCCCGCCGCGCGTCGTCGTGCTCGATCTGGCGATGGCGCGCGGCGGGGAGGCGCTTTCTCATGTCGCGGCTTTCGCCGATCCCTGGCCCGGAGCCCTCGCCATTGTGAAAACCGTGGGAGGATCCGCCGAGACGATCGGGATGATCGAGAAGCGGGCGACAATCGGCGATACGCTGGACAGTCTGCCGCCGGGACCCGTCGGCCGCTTCGACCGCGGATCGAGCGTGACCGTTCGCTTCGGCGCGGGCCAGCTCGCCTCTGTCGATGATTTGACGGCGCTTGCGGGCAAGACCGCAATGGCCATTCAGGGCGCAGACGGCGAATGGGAAATTTTCGCTTTCGCACGGGCGGAGCTCGTCGGCGACAGAACCTATCGCCTCTCGCGGCTCCTCCGTGGCCTCGGCGGCGCAAACCATCTCGCGCGAAGAGCCGCGCCCGCCGGCTCCACGGTCGTGCTGCTCGACGACGCGCTCGCGCCCCTAGCGCGCAAGGCGGACGAAATGGGCGCGCCGATCGTCTATGCCATCGGACCCGCCCATAGGAACTTCGCCGATCCGCTCTATGTGCGCGCGACGGCCACGGCGAGCCGCAAGACGCTCATGCCTTATGCGCCAACCCGCGTCCGCGCAAGGCGGACGGAGGCAGGCGTCCTGATCGGTTTCCTGCGCCGCGGTCGCATCGAGTCCGACAGTTGGGAGACCCTCGACATTCCACTCGGAGAGATGAGCGAGGCCTATGAGGCAGAGATCGTCTTGCCCGCGGGCAAGCGCGTTCTCCTGACGCAGACAACGTCAATTCTCTATCCGGCGGCGCAGGAGCTCGCAGACTTCGGCGCGCCGCAGAGCGCCCTCACACTCTCGCTCTATCAGATGAGCGCCAGTGTGGGGCGCGGTTTTCCGTTCACTGGAACTGTGACCATCCAATAG
- a CDS encoding NlpC/P60 family protein: protein MSVTRTAIVAAARRWIGTPYLHQASLMHVGCDCLGLVRGVWRAVIGDEPEEAPPYTPDWAEALGCETLLDAAGRHFEPAAPGGFCAGDILVFRFRDDLPAKHLGIATSSTHMVHAHSGACVAEVAIGAHWRKRITAVFAFPGVAD from the coding sequence ATGAGCGTCACACGCACGGCAATCGTCGCCGCCGCGCGCCGATGGATCGGCACACCTTATCTGCACCAAGCGTCGCTCATGCATGTCGGCTGCGACTGCCTCGGCCTCGTCCGTGGGGTCTGGCGCGCGGTCATCGGCGACGAGCCAGAAGAGGCGCCGCCCTATACGCCGGATTGGGCCGAGGCGCTCGGCTGCGAGACCTTGCTCGACGCCGCCGGCCGGCATTTCGAGCCGGCTGCGCCTGGCGGGTTTTGCGCCGGCGACATTCTCGTCTTTCGCTTTCGCGACGATCTGCCGGCGAAGCACCTCGGGATCGCGACCTCCTCCACGCATATGGTTCACGCCCATAGCGGCGCCTGCGTGGCGGAAGTCGCCATCGGCGCCCATTGGCGCAAGCGCATTACGGCCGTCTTCGCCTTTCCGGGCGTCGCCGACTGA
- a CDS encoding DUF2163 domain-containing protein: MLDLNASLQQKLDARATTFCHCWRLSRRDGAIMGFTDHDRDLSFDGVIFRASAGFSASETESGLGLSVSASETAGALSDDSLSERDLLNGLYDNASIETWLVDWMDANDRTLLDVATIGEVRRGEHTFSAELRSNAHFFDQTQGRTFQRGCDADFGDRRCKIDLGAFMTTGVVTQFAGGVLTLDLSGAFVSGFFAGGRLNFTSGANRGAGATIKSHRQESGLRAVIALWTPPGAAIANGDAVSLTAGCDKSATACRDKFGNIVNFRGFLHMPGNDRVIAYPNSRSQAMDGGSFYR; the protein is encoded by the coding sequence ATGCTCGACCTCAACGCCTCCCTTCAGCAGAAGCTCGATGCGCGCGCGACGACATTTTGCCATTGCTGGCGCCTGTCGCGGCGTGACGGAGCCATCATGGGGTTCACCGATCACGACCGCGACCTTTCGTTCGACGGCGTTATCTTTCGCGCGAGCGCCGGCTTTTCGGCTTCTGAAACCGAAAGCGGGCTGGGCCTTTCGGTCTCCGCCTCGGAAACCGCCGGCGCACTCTCCGATGACAGCCTGTCGGAACGCGACCTCCTCAATGGACTCTACGACAACGCCTCGATCGAGACCTGGCTCGTCGATTGGATGGATGCGAACGACCGCACCTTGCTCGATGTGGCCACGATCGGCGAAGTGCGCCGCGGCGAGCACACGTTCAGCGCGGAACTACGCTCGAACGCGCATTTCTTCGACCAGACGCAAGGCCGCACCTTTCAGAGAGGGTGCGACGCCGATTTTGGGGACCGGCGCTGCAAGATCGATCTGGGCGCCTTCATGACGACAGGGGTCGTGACGCAATTCGCCGGCGGCGTGCTGACGCTCGATCTCTCCGGGGCCTTCGTTTCGGGCTTCTTCGCCGGCGGCAGGCTGAATTTTACGAGCGGCGCCAATCGAGGGGCCGGCGCGACGATCAAATCGCATCGACAGGAAAGCGGTCTGCGGGCCGTCATCGCACTGTGGACGCCGCCCGGCGCCGCCATCGCGAACGGCGACGCCGTATCGCTGACGGCGGGATGCGACAAATCAGCAACGGCCTGCCGGGACAAGTTCGGCAACATCGTCAACTTCCGCGGCTTTCTGCATATGCCCGGCAATGACCGGGTGATCGCCTATCCCAATTCTCGATCGCAGGCGATGGATGGCGGGAGCTTCTACCGATGA
- a CDS encoding DUF2460 domain-containing protein, protein MSDFHEIRFPLDVSLHGRGGPERRTEIVTLGSNRESRNARWAHSRRRYEAGYGVKTLAQLSQVIGFFEERRGRLYGFRWRDRADFASCAPGAATAPTDQALGRGDGAQRTFQLTKTYGGAFAPYARSIAKPVAGSVRVAVDGVEKNASQFSADATTGAVTFAAGAAPPSGALVTAGFLFDVPARFDTDFLEIDLEAFEAGAIPKIPIIEIAP, encoded by the coding sequence ATGAGCGACTTCCACGAAATTCGCTTTCCGCTCGACGTGTCTCTGCATGGGCGCGGCGGACCGGAACGGCGCACCGAGATCGTGACGCTCGGCTCGAACCGGGAATCACGCAATGCGCGCTGGGCGCATTCACGCCGGCGGTACGAAGCTGGTTATGGCGTGAAGACGCTTGCGCAGCTTTCGCAGGTGATCGGCTTTTTCGAAGAGCGGCGCGGGCGCCTCTATGGCTTCCGCTGGCGCGATCGCGCCGATTTCGCCTCCTGCGCGCCGGGCGCCGCGACGGCGCCGACGGACCAGGCTCTCGGGCGCGGCGACGGCGCGCAACGAACGTTCCAGCTGACGAAGACCTATGGCGGGGCCTTCGCGCCCTATGCGCGGAGCATTGCCAAACCGGTCGCAGGCAGCGTGCGCGTCGCCGTCGATGGCGTTGAGAAAAATGCGTCGCAGTTCTCCGCGGACGCAACGACCGGCGCCGTCACTTTTGCGGCCGGCGCGGCGCCGCCATCGGGCGCTCTTGTCACGGCGGGCTTTCTATTCGACGTGCCGGCGCGGTTCGATACGGATTTTCTCGAAATCGATCTCGAAGCCTTCGAGGCCGGCGCCATTCCCAAAATCCCGATCATTGAAATCGCCCCCTGA
- a CDS encoding phage tail tape measure protein, producing MNNSANLPDLGQSSLAFATQDLTSAKNLLDQIGASGEKASKILANGFGAAAASGKGLNETLLTIGQSLAKLALQEGAKSLSSGLANSLKGLFGNAFSGSPQITPFAEGGVVASPAYFANGGSTGLMGERGAEAIMPLARGPDGRLGVVSQGGQGRPVSVTVNIAAQDVDSFHRSEAQITGALARAVARGQRQL from the coding sequence ATGAACAACAGCGCAAACCTTCCCGACCTCGGCCAATCCTCGCTGGCGTTCGCGACGCAGGATCTGACCTCGGCGAAGAATCTCCTCGATCAGATCGGCGCCTCCGGGGAGAAAGCCAGCAAGATTCTCGCAAATGGTTTCGGCGCGGCCGCGGCAAGCGGCAAGGGCCTCAATGAAACGCTTTTGACGATCGGACAGTCTCTCGCCAAGCTTGCCCTGCAGGAGGGCGCGAAGTCGCTTTCGAGCGGCCTTGCAAATTCGTTGAAGGGCCTCTTCGGCAACGCATTCAGTGGCAGTCCGCAGATCACGCCTTTCGCGGAAGGGGGCGTCGTCGCGAGCCCCGCCTATTTCGCCAATGGCGGCTCGACCGGTTTGATGGGGGAACGGGGCGCGGAGGCGATCATGCCGCTCGCACGCGGACCGGACGGCAGGCTGGGAGTAGTATCGCAGGGGGGACAGGGGCGGCCCGTCTCGGTGACGGTCAACATCGCCGCGCAGGACGTCGACAGCTTCCATCGCTCCGAGGCGCAAATCACGGGTGCGCTGGCGCGAGCGGTGGCGCGCGGCCAGCGGCAGCTTTGA
- a CDS encoding rcc01693 family protein, translated as MSSPRAPFPFSRAMAFGLGVLRLGPQEFWSMTPREVFHAAEGVYGRGTAAMTRAALDALMKDFPDQGGR; from the coding sequence GTGTCCTCCCCGCGCGCGCCCTTTCCCTTTTCGCGCGCGATGGCCTTTGGCCTCGGCGTCCTGCGGCTTGGACCGCAGGAATTCTGGTCCATGACGCCGCGGGAAGTGTTCCACGCGGCGGAAGGCGTTTACGGGCGCGGAACGGCTGCGATGACTCGCGCCGCGCTCGACGCCCTGATGAAAGACTTTCCCGACCAAGGAGGAAGATAA
- a CDS encoding gene transfer agent family protein gives MANRKRGETEALLDGAPYTLCLTLGALAELESGMGTSDLIALAERFEANRLSARDILRIIGCGLRGAGHALSDEEVSRMKASGGFAGYVQIAADLLAATFGDEPEPHAANPRSPQDA, from the coding sequence ATGGCCAATCGGAAACGCGGAGAAACAGAGGCGCTGCTCGACGGCGCGCCTTACACGCTCTGCCTGACGCTCGGCGCGCTCGCGGAGCTCGAGAGCGGCATGGGGACGAGCGATCTCATCGCGCTCGCCGAACGCTTCGAGGCGAATCGGCTGTCGGCGCGCGACATTCTGCGCATCATTGGCTGCGGGCTGCGCGGAGCAGGCCATGCGCTCAGCGACGAAGAGGTTTCACGGATGAAAGCATCGGGGGGATTTGCAGGCTATGTGCAAATTGCGGCCGACCTCCTGGCCGCGACATTCGGCGACGAGCCGGAGCCGCACGCTGCAAACCCTCGATCGCCGCAGGACGCCTGA
- a CDS encoding phage major tail protein, TP901-1 family: MAAQKGKDLLLKIGDGLGAFVTVAGLRTRRIALNADTIDVTDAESAGRWRELLGGAGVRRASVSGTGIFKDQASDALLREAFFDGLLRDWQIIIPGLGMLAGPFQISNLDYRGEHSAEVTFDISLDSAGALTFTAI, translated from the coding sequence ATGGCCGCACAGAAAGGCAAGGATCTGCTTCTCAAGATCGGCGACGGCCTCGGCGCATTCGTGACGGTCGCAGGCCTGCGCACCCGTCGCATTGCACTGAACGCGGATACGATCGACGTGACGGACGCCGAGTCCGCCGGAAGGTGGCGAGAGTTGCTCGGCGGCGCGGGCGTACGGCGCGCGAGCGTTTCGGGAACCGGCATTTTCAAGGATCAGGCCTCCGATGCGCTCTTACGGGAAGCATTCTTCGACGGGCTGCTGCGCGACTGGCAGATCATCATTCCCGGTCTCGGCATGCTTGCGGGGCCGTTTCAGATTTCAAATCTCGATTATCGCGGAGAACATTCAGCCGAAGTCACCTTCGATATTTCGCTCGACTCAGCGGGCGCGCTGACGTTCACCGCAATTTGA
- a CDS encoding DUF3168 domain-containing protein produces the protein MTASPIIALRRAARARLLEDVALVDALGGPRIYEEAPRGAETPYALFTDAEMRDWSSASSRGAEQFFALAVVSTDRGLGPALCVAQQIVDHLDGAPLALEDHALVDLGFVSMSTKRDASGRFARVVMLFRATTEYL, from the coding sequence ATGACTGCCTCCCCCATCATCGCCCTGCGCAGAGCGGCGCGCGCCCGATTGCTCGAAGACGTCGCACTCGTCGACGCTCTCGGCGGCCCACGCATCTACGAGGAAGCGCCACGCGGCGCGGAGACGCCGTACGCGCTTTTCACCGACGCGGAGATGCGAGACTGGTCGTCAGCTTCATCGCGCGGCGCCGAGCAGTTTTTCGCGCTCGCCGTTGTTTCGACCGATCGCGGACTTGGGCCCGCGCTCTGCGTCGCCCAGCAGATCGTCGATCATCTCGATGGCGCGCCCTTGGCGCTCGAGGATCATGCGCTCGTCGATCTTGGCTTTGTCTCCATGAGCACGAAGCGCGACGCAAGTGGGCGCTTTGCGCGCGTCGTCATGCTGTTTCGCGCGACAACGGAATATCTCTAA
- a CDS encoding phage head closure protein, translated as MSPPTVAAMRHRVTIEAPIDVPDDLGGFMRTFAPRARVWAQIDALGASEQFVEQRPEQLRRYAVTVRWRADLKSDMRFDFRGRKLVIRSLEDKGERRRFLQCLCEEFS; from the coding sequence ATGAGCCCTCCGACCGTCGCAGCCATGCGCCATCGCGTGACCATAGAAGCGCCGATCGACGTCCCGGACGACCTCGGAGGATTTATGCGGACCTTTGCGCCGCGGGCGAGGGTCTGGGCGCAGATCGACGCGCTCGGCGCGAGCGAACAGTTTGTGGAACAGCGGCCGGAACAGCTTCGGCGCTACGCCGTGACGGTCCGATGGCGCGCAGACCTGAAAAGCGACATGCGATTTGATTTTCGCGGCCGCAAGCTCGTGATCAGAAGCCTGGAAGACAAAGGCGAAAGGCGCAGATTTCTGCAATGCCTGTGCGAGGAATTTTCTTGA
- a CDS encoding head-tail connector protein yields the protein MRPVLIGAPATEPVSLTEMKAWLREDGSEEDQLIQALVVSARMTLEAYTRRFFVTQSWRVMLDTWPRGSLLRLPFSPFQAVSAIRVYDPGGFAQTLSPDSYLAPPASDGGCLVFTSAPPPPCRIADGIEIDFSVGYGASPNETPEPLRRAIMVLATHWRENRGDDGDDALPKSVLQLASPFRRTRLA from the coding sequence ATGAGACCCGTGCTGATCGGCGCGCCCGCGACCGAACCCGTATCGCTGACAGAAATGAAGGCCTGGCTGCGCGAGGATGGAAGCGAAGAGGATCAACTCATTCAGGCGCTCGTCGTGTCGGCGCGCATGACGCTCGAAGCCTATACCCGCCGCTTTTTCGTGACCCAGAGCTGGCGGGTCATGTTGGATACATGGCCCCGCGGATCGTTGCTGCGCCTTCCCTTCTCGCCGTTCCAGGCGGTCTCAGCCATACGCGTTTATGATCCTGGCGGATTCGCCCAGACGCTGTCGCCCGACTCCTACCTCGCTCCACCGGCCAGCGACGGCGGATGTCTCGTATTCACATCGGCGCCTCCCCCACCCTGTCGAATCGCTGACGGCATAGAGATCGACTTTTCTGTCGGCTATGGCGCAAGCCCAAACGAAACGCCCGAGCCTCTACGGCGGGCGATCATGGTTCTCGCGACGCATTGGCGGGAAAATCGCGGTGACGACGGCGATGACGCCTTGCCGAAAAGCGTGCTTCAGCTCGCATCCCCCTTCCGGCGAACGAGGCTCGCATGA
- a CDS encoding phage major capsid protein → MTSIEIKSASDDIVGDLNRAFSAFKEVNDERLVQIETRMSADVVTEEKLTRIDQALDETKSRLDRLALDLSRPRLGGPIADDHGAREHKSAFNHYMRSGEAGGLKALEAKAMSRTSGADGGYLVPVPAEREIIRRLARFSPIRAIASAREISTQSLRRAFSTSGPAAGWVAEADPRPQTANQQLADMNFPAMELYAMPAATQALLDDAVVDIEQWIADEVQVAFAEQEGTAFVSGDGVNKPRGFLSYTNVADSSWSWGNIGYVATGVAGAFPATYPSDALFNLAYALRAGYRQNARFLMGRRAQSLVRQFKTTTGEYIWAPPATADATASLMNFPVVEVEDMPDPAANAMAIAFGDFERGYLIVDRIGIRVLRDPYSAKPYVLFYTTKRVGGGVQNFEAIKLLKFGVS, encoded by the coding sequence ATGACATCTATCGAAATCAAATCCGCGAGCGACGATATTGTCGGCGATCTCAACCGCGCCTTCTCGGCCTTCAAGGAAGTCAATGATGAGCGTCTGGTTCAGATTGAAACGCGCATGAGCGCGGACGTCGTCACCGAAGAAAAGCTCACTCGCATCGATCAGGCGCTCGACGAGACCAAATCGCGGCTCGATCGCCTCGCGCTCGATTTGTCGCGTCCGCGCCTTGGCGGCCCCATCGCTGACGATCATGGCGCGCGCGAGCACAAATCCGCCTTCAACCATTACATGCGCTCGGGCGAAGCTGGCGGCCTGAAGGCGCTGGAAGCCAAGGCCATGTCACGGACCTCGGGGGCGGATGGCGGCTATCTCGTGCCCGTACCTGCCGAGCGGGAGATTATACGTCGTCTCGCGAGGTTCTCGCCAATCCGCGCGATCGCCAGCGCGCGTGAGATTTCGACGCAATCGCTGCGTCGCGCCTTTTCCACGTCCGGGCCTGCGGCGGGTTGGGTGGCCGAAGCCGATCCGCGCCCGCAGACGGCCAATCAGCAACTCGCTGACATGAACTTCCCGGCAATGGAGCTTTACGCAATGCCGGCCGCGACCCAGGCGCTGCTCGACGACGCCGTTGTCGACATCGAACAGTGGATCGCCGACGAAGTGCAGGTCGCCTTCGCCGAACAGGAAGGGACCGCCTTCGTTTCTGGCGACGGCGTCAACAAGCCGAGAGGGTTTCTTTCCTACACGAATGTCGCCGACTCCAGCTGGAGCTGGGGCAACATCGGCTATGTGGCGACCGGCGTGGCGGGCGCCTTTCCCGCAACTTATCCGTCGGACGCCCTCTTCAATCTGGCCTATGCGTTGCGCGCCGGCTATCGGCAGAACGCCAGATTCCTGATGGGACGGCGCGCGCAATCTCTGGTCCGTCAATTCAAGACGACGACCGGCGAATACATATGGGCCCCGCCCGCGACCGCCGATGCAACCGCGAGCCTGATGAATTTCCCGGTCGTCGAGGTAGAAGACATGCCTGACCCCGCCGCCAACGCCATGGCCATCGCCTTTGGCGATTTCGAGCGGGGCTATCTCATCGTGGACCGCATCGGCATTCGCGTGCTGCGCGACCCCTACTCCGCCAAGCCCTATGTGCTTTTTTACACCACGAAGCGCGTCGGCGGCGGCGTGCAGAACTTCGAGGCGATCAAGCTTCTGAAGTTCGGCGTTTCCTGA
- a CDS encoding HK97 family phage prohead protease, which translates to MTESHETKRASLALAQATTAGRIEGYASLFGVADSGGDIVMPGAFSRSLTKRGAEGVKLLWQHNATEPIGVWSTIIEDSKGLKVTGRLDLSVSRAREALSLIRSGAVDGLSIGFRAVRVATDKSSGLRRLAEIDLLEISVVTFPMQTLARINSIKRAPERTGAAQRAALVRLKAQEAALRFEHRLRRLDLRR; encoded by the coding sequence ATGACGGAATCGCACGAAACGAAACGCGCAAGCCTGGCGCTCGCGCAGGCGACGACCGCCGGCCGCATCGAGGGCTACGCCTCGCTCTTCGGCGTCGCCGACTCGGGCGGCGACATCGTCATGCCGGGCGCCTTCTCACGGTCGCTCACCAAGCGCGGCGCCGAAGGGGTTAAGTTGCTCTGGCAGCACAACGCCACGGAGCCGATTGGCGTGTGGTCAACGATCATCGAAGATTCGAAAGGCCTGAAAGTCACAGGCCGCCTCGATCTCTCGGTGTCGCGGGCGCGCGAGGCGCTCTCGCTCATTCGCAGCGGCGCAGTCGACGGGCTGTCCATCGGCTTTCGCGCGGTGCGCGTAGCGACCGACAAGTCGAGCGGGCTGCGTCGCTTGGCCGAGATCGATCTTTTGGAGATCTCTGTTGTGACCTTCCCCATGCAGACGCTGGCTCGGATCAATTCGATCAAACGCGCGCCCGAGCGGACAGGCGCAGCGCAGCGCGCCGCCCTGGTCCGGCTCAAGGCTCAGGAGGCCGCGCTGCGATTCGAACATCGGCTGCGGCGCCTCGATCTTCGGCGCTGA